ATTGTTCCATTGTCTAGTACTTTGCCCTTAGCAAGCACCGTAAAAGAATCGATATATCTTTCAAGTTCTAGAAGAATATGACTAGAAATAAATATAGTTTTTCCTTGTAAACTTAATTCTTTTATTTGTTCATAAAATATCACTCTAGCACTTGGGTCTAAATTAGCAGCAGGTTCATCCATAATTAAAATTTCAGGATCATTTAATAAAGCTTGCATTAATAAAATTGTTTTCTTTTGGCCTGATGAAAGTTGCTCTGCTGATTTTTCAAATTCAGGTCCATCAAAGTGATATTTTTTTAATAAGAAATTTACTTTTTCTTTTGCTTCTTCAGGTTTTAAATTTGACATTTCAGCAAATGCTAAAAGATATTCTTTTACTTTTACTTTTCTAGGAAAAAGAGAAACTTCAGGAATATAACCAATAAATGATTTTGCTTTCTTGTTTGTTGAATCAATACCATTGATAAATATTTTGCCTATTTTAGAAGGATAGAATCCCAGTATTGATCTTATAGTTGTGGTTTTACCGGCACCATTATCACCAATAAAACCATGAAATGATCCTTTTTTAACATCAAAACAAACATCGTCTAAAGCAGTTTTAAAATCGCCATGTCCAAGTTTAAAAAATTTATGTAAATGTTGAATTGAAATTGCAACATCCTCTTGAGGCTGTTGATATTCATAATTTTTAGCTCTCTTGATTGTAGCTTTATAATTTGCTCTTTTTTCAAGATAAATTCTTCATTTACTTTTTTTAACTAGTGTTTTCATTATTTAAAATTCTTTCTAACAAATATTGCTCAACCACCAGCCATCATAGCAAAAGCAGCTAACATTGATAAAATTATTGATCCGCCAACTGTCATGTGATCTTTTCTTGTAACAACAATTAAATCTCTTTCAAGTGGTGTTAATTTAATTAATTCAATACCACCTGCATTGTCTAATTCATTTAATTCATCCAAATTATTAGGTGAAGCTTGATAACTTAAAACATATTGTTCTTTATTTAAACCATACATAAGAGTCATTAAGTAACCAACTTTTTTAAAAAGTTTTTTGTTTTCTTCTAATTTTTCTTGATATATTTTAAGTTTCTTTTCATATCTAATTCTTTCACCAATTGAATTAGATTTTGGTTTTTTAGGTTGTATTGTGAGTAGCTCTGCAACAGCAACAAAAAATTCATTAAGTTTTGCTACTTTTTCATCATTAAATTGTTCAAAGAAATCGATTCATTGTGGATAATATGTTGCAATATACGTTTTAATTTTTAAGTTTTTGTATTTATCTTTTTGATGTTCTTCAACATAGCTTAATATTTTGTTAAAGTCTTGAAATACTTTTGATAAGACTAATACCTTTTTGCCCTCGTAATCTATAACATAAGGTAATTTGTTAAATTTGATCTCTTGAATATTTTCATATAATTTATCTAAAAATATTGATTCAAAAAGTTTTAACTTATCAATCATTGGTTCAATTGTTTCTTCTTTATAAGTTTTATAAAAACTTTCATATAAATCTTCTTTAGTTAAGTAGCCTTTACTTAATTTATTTTTAATTGAATTTGCATCATAACTAACACCAAAAAGATTTTTTGATTTAACTTCTTTTATAGAATTTTTATTGTTATCTTGATAAACAACATTTCAGATATTTAATTTAATATTGTTGTCTAAATGATAGCCATATTTTTCATACATTCGATAATCTATAGTACCGTCACTTTTAAGTGGATTTATTTTGTAATAACT
The Mycoplasmopsis fermentans PG18 DNA segment above includes these coding regions:
- a CDS encoding ABC transporter ATP-binding protein, with the protein product MKTLVKKSKWRIYLEKRANYKATIKRAKNYEYQQPQEDVAISIQHLHKFFKLGHGDFKTALDDVCFDVKKGSFHGFIGDNGAGKTTTIRSILGFYPSKIGKIFINGIDSTNKKAKSFIGYIPEVSLFPRKVKVKEYLLAFAEMSNLKPEEAKEKVNFLLKKYHFDGPEFEKSAEQLSSGQKKTILLMQALLNDPEILIMDEPAANLDPSARVIFYEQIKELSLQGKTIFISSHILLELERYIDSFTVLAKGKVLDNGTIKEKLHNAKYNKKINTNDNNKIVEYLIKNRIDFIEKHDWINAKLDEEQVNKFLQYCLKNNIQIYNLADNKLSLNELYFNAENVE
- a CDS encoding ABC transporter permease yields the protein MKAFFNLQLKIYFRHASSYVVPLIFGIFFIIINVVLKWSAASPKVFETLLYSVNFLTNINHFSIFMIFIVATFVCQTVFYKYKREGVDYILYSKPLSRTQIYFANIFVSAIGLLFSIAIIELGYFISRLVYPTIIWKEVWGASGAHLLAITLTALFALGIASLVHSSVGLRMFQILIGAIPFLITIIFGVVKFAWSVDNIKSLTKSTNNVIATLPSKEKGNKKFLEELKGRFNENQPILMSRYNDDLKNTLLNITEDSEDITKYIDNTHKSVYNYLYWLNIENYFSLQSGCFDHRINSFNKKISYYKINPLKSDGTIDYRMYEKYGYHLDNNIKLNIWNVVYQDNNKNSIKEVKSKNLFGVSYDANSIKNKLSKGYLTKEDLYESFYKTYKEETIEPMIDKLKLFESIFLDKLYENIQEIKFNKLPYVIDYEGKKVLVLSKVFQDFNKILSYVEEHQKDKYKNLKIKTYIATYYPQWIDFFEQFNDEKVAKLNEFFVAVAELLTIQPKKPKSNSIGERIRYEKKLKIYQEKLEENKKLFKKVGYLMTLMYGLNKEQYVLSYQASPNNLDELNELDNAGGIELIKLTPLERDLIVVTRKDHMTVGGSIILSMLAAFAMMAGGWAIFVRKNFK